From the genome of Gracilimonas sp., one region includes:
- a CDS encoding DUF4386 domain-containing protein, which translates to MYNEKKIGRITGLLYLIVICCAGFAQGVARETVFIAGDAIATANNILANSALFKWGLVTDLIAFSTDIAISVLLYLLLKSVNKPLALIMACFRLIAHPGVATANLLNHAAALNVLESDGLASQFSQIQLSELSLFFMEAHHLGYILAGVAFGIHCLLLGYLLMKSVHFPTLLGIFMIGASFGYLIESFGFILYPEHKVIFGWIVGLSAALGEVTLCIWLMIKGSKE; encoded by the coding sequence ATGTATAATGAAAAGAAAATCGGCCGAATTACCGGATTGCTCTATCTGATCGTCATATGTTGTGCGGGATTTGCTCAGGGTGTGGCAAGAGAAACCGTATTTATCGCCGGCGATGCGATCGCCACTGCCAATAATATTCTGGCTAATTCAGCATTGTTCAAATGGGGGTTAGTTACAGACCTGATCGCTTTTTCAACAGATATTGCGATTTCAGTATTGCTATACCTATTGTTGAAGTCGGTGAATAAACCGCTCGCATTGATCATGGCATGTTTCAGGTTGATAGCGCATCCGGGAGTAGCAACTGCAAATTTACTTAATCATGCGGCTGCTCTTAACGTTTTGGAAAGTGATGGACTTGCCAGTCAATTTTCTCAGATTCAGCTAAGTGAATTGTCCCTGTTTTTTATGGAAGCCCATCATTTGGGATATATTCTGGCGGGAGTAGCATTCGGAATTCACTGTTTACTGCTCGGCTATTTGCTGATGAAATCAGTTCACTTCCCAACACTTCTGGGCATCTTTATGATCGGAGCCTCCTTCGGTTACCTAATCGAAAGCTTTGGATTTATTTTATATCCTGAACACAAGGTCATTTTCGGATGGATCGTTGGGTTATCGGCAGCGTTGGGGGAAGTGACTCTTTGTATCTGGTTGATGATCAAAGGGAGCAAAGAATGA
- a CDS encoding helix-turn-helix domain-containing protein — translation MVYKEFKPSEDLKSILKCYWVLEGTREEIHEKQTIVPDGCMEMIFHYRDLYYQYLPDGSRIEQPRCFVFGQLTRKLEIEPSGDSGMFAVRFHPEGLQPISKLAAKEFQDSAVPLDMILGEEGVMLESQILKASSSEQRIDLIDQYLTDKFESCDVADSIVKDAVSIIINSRGRQKIHELSIDSAVSRRTLERRFTDSVGLNLKQLSKIIRLKATVNKMINKEYSTLTELAYDNGYYDQAHFIKDFKKYTGLTPKDFFDPKLSFTHLFYENG, via the coding sequence ATGGTATATAAAGAATTTAAGCCTTCTGAGGATTTGAAATCTATCCTTAAATGTTATTGGGTACTGGAAGGAACCAGAGAGGAAATTCATGAGAAGCAGACTATTGTTCCTGATGGATGCATGGAAATGATCTTTCACTACAGAGATCTTTATTATCAGTATTTACCGGATGGAAGCAGGATTGAACAACCACGATGTTTTGTATTCGGTCAGCTTACACGGAAACTTGAAATAGAGCCTTCTGGAGATTCAGGAATGTTTGCAGTCAGGTTTCACCCGGAAGGGTTACAACCTATATCCAAATTGGCAGCCAAAGAATTTCAGGATTCTGCGGTTCCGCTGGATATGATTTTGGGTGAAGAAGGAGTAATGCTCGAATCCCAAATTCTGAAGGCTTCATCCAGCGAACAGAGAATAGATCTCATCGACCAATATCTGACCGATAAGTTTGAGTCTTGCGATGTAGCAGATTCTATTGTGAAAGATGCTGTGAGTATCATTATAAACAGCCGGGGCAGGCAAAAAATACATGAACTTTCTATTGATAGTGCTGTAAGCAGACGTACTCTGGAACGCAGGTTTACGGATTCTGTGGGGTTAAACCTCAAACAATTATCAAAGATCATCAGACTAAAAGCTACTGTAAATAAGATGATCAATAAAGAATATAGTACCCTGACTGAGCTGGCTTATGACAATGGATACTATGACCAGGCCCATTTTATCAAAGATTTTAAAAAGTATACCGGGCTTACACCCAAGGATTTCTTTGATCCAAAGTTGAGCTTTACTCATCTCTTTTATGAAAATGGATAA
- a CDS encoding VOC family protein has protein sequence MKVFWILLLPGLFQSIDVYSQEVQKHNNQKDVAHQSIGTLRSMTIAAHDMPEMIEFYTEVYNVEFSEKIINEFTLFEGKWLGYNLLVCPAEFAQNTAQQTRHQLDISVTDFDAFIEKVEQFGGSLLGEVIIQEGVRSVGIHDPDKNSMIIIESLN, from the coding sequence ATCAATAGATGTTTATTCTCAAGAAGTTCAAAAGCACAATAACCAAAAGGATGTTGCTCATCAAAGTATCGGCACCCTCCGAAGCATGACCATTGCAGCCCATGATATGCCCGAAATGATTGAATTTTATACTGAAGTTTATAATGTCGAGTTTTCTGAAAAAATCATCAATGAATTTACCCTATTTGAGGGTAAGTGGCTGGGATATAATTTATTAGTCTGTCCTGCTGAATTTGCACAAAATACTGCCCAACAAACACGGCATCAATTGGATATCTCCGTAACTGATTTTGATGCTTTTATAGAAAAAGTTGAACAATTTGGGGGTTCATTATTAGGAGAAGTCATTATTCAGGAAGGAGTTCGAAGCGTTGGTATTCATGACCCAGATAAGAATTCGATGATTATTATTGAATCCTTAAATTAA